One segment of Mycolicibacterium neworleansense DNA contains the following:
- a CDS encoding HAD-IB family hydrolase/lysophospholipid acyltransferase family protein, with the protein MRLPGTLAEIEGSPEGPEIGAFFDLDGTLVAGFTGVIMTRDRLRRRQMGVGEFIGMVQAGLNHQLGRSEFEDLIGKGARMLRGNSLSDLDELGERLFVQHVQGRMYPEMRAMVRAHMARGHTVVLSSSALTVQVEPVARFLGIDNVLCNKFETDEDGLITGEVETPVIWGPGKARAVQNFSAANGVDLTKSYFYADGDEDVALMYLVGNPRPTNPAGKLAAVAAKRGWPVLKFSSRSGSSPVAQLRTLASLATIPTVAAGAIGLGLLTRNKRTGINFFTSNWSKLLMLTTGIELNVLGEENLTAHRPAVFIFNHRNQADPMIAGRLVGVDFTGVGKKELERNPLMGPLGKVMDAAFIDRDDPEKAVEGLHKVEELARKGLSILIAPEGTRLDTTEVGPFKKGPFRIAMAAGVPIVPIVIRNAEVIAHRDSSTFNPGKVDVAVYPPIPVDDWTVDNLADRIAEIRQIYLDTLRSWPQDELPTFDIYTRATPAEKAAPRRATKKAPAKRAPAKKAAPKAGTDTSRSTPKGRP; encoded by the coding sequence ATGCGGCTGCCCGGGACGCTCGCCGAGATCGAGGGGAGCCCGGAGGGCCCGGAGATCGGTGCGTTCTTCGACCTGGACGGCACGCTGGTGGCCGGGTTCACCGGCGTGATCATGACCCGGGACCGGTTGCGACGCCGCCAGATGGGCGTCGGAGAGTTCATCGGGATGGTGCAGGCCGGCCTCAACCACCAGCTGGGGCGTTCCGAGTTCGAGGACCTGATCGGCAAGGGCGCCCGCATGCTGCGCGGCAACTCGCTCAGCGACCTCGATGAGCTGGGCGAGCGGTTGTTCGTCCAGCATGTGCAGGGCCGCATGTATCCGGAGATGCGCGCCATGGTGCGCGCCCACATGGCCCGTGGCCACACCGTGGTGCTGAGCTCGTCGGCGCTGACCGTTCAGGTGGAGCCCGTCGCCCGCTTCTTGGGGATCGACAACGTGCTGTGCAACAAGTTCGAGACCGACGAGGACGGTCTGATCACCGGCGAGGTCGAGACCCCGGTGATCTGGGGTCCCGGCAAAGCCCGTGCGGTGCAGAACTTCTCGGCAGCCAACGGCGTGGACCTGACCAAGAGCTACTTCTACGCCGATGGCGACGAGGACGTCGCCCTGATGTATCTGGTCGGCAATCCCCGGCCGACGAACCCGGCAGGCAAGTTGGCCGCGGTGGCCGCCAAACGCGGCTGGCCCGTACTGAAGTTCAGCAGTCGCAGCGGCAGCAGCCCGGTCGCGCAACTGCGCACACTGGCCAGCCTGGCCACCATCCCGACCGTGGCCGCCGGTGCGATCGGACTCGGGTTGCTCACCCGCAACAAGCGCACGGGGATCAACTTCTTCACCTCGAACTGGAGCAAGCTACTCATGCTCACCACGGGCATCGAGCTCAACGTCCTCGGTGAGGAAAACCTGACCGCCCACCGTCCGGCGGTGTTCATCTTCAACCACCGCAACCAGGCCGACCCGATGATCGCCGGCCGGCTGGTCGGGGTGGACTTCACCGGTGTCGGGAAGAAGGAACTGGAACGCAACCCGCTGATGGGACCACTGGGCAAGGTCATGGACGCGGCCTTCATCGACCGTGACGACCCGGAGAAGGCCGTCGAAGGCCTGCACAAGGTGGAAGAGCTTGCCCGCAAAGGCTTGTCGATCCTGATCGCCCCGGAGGGCACCCGGCTCGACACCACCGAGGTCGGCCCGTTCAAGAAGGGGCCGTTCCGCATCGCCATGGCCGCGGGTGTTCCGATCGTGCCGATCGTGATCCGCAACGCCGAGGTGATCGCCCACCGGGACTCCAGCACCTTCAACCCCGGCAAGGTCGACGTCGCGGTGTACCCGCCGATACCGGTGGACGACTGGACCGTCGACAACCTGGCCGACCGCATCGCCGAGATCCGCCAGATCTACCTCGACACGCTGAGATCCTGGCCGCAGGACGAATTGCCGACGTTCGACATCTACACCCGTGCCACGCCCGCCGAGAAAGCCGCACCGCGCCGGGCCACCAAGAAGGCGCCGGCCAAGCGGGCGCCCGCGAAAAAGGCCGCGCCCAAAGCGGGTACGGATACGTCACGGTCGACTCCCAAGGGCCGGCCGTGA
- a CDS encoding universal stress protein has product MSTYRTIVVGTDGSDSSLRAVDRAAMIAAQEGAKLIVASAHQPVAEKGGWSRPPSPDHVVDTRAEDSLKREGYRMHGAAPVYEILQTARDRAKAAGASDIVERAIEGAPVEALVKLAKEVDADLIVVGDIGLNSVAGRLLGSVPADVARRVRVDILIVHTAD; this is encoded by the coding sequence ATGAGCACCTATCGGACGATCGTTGTCGGTACTGACGGATCGGACTCTTCACTGCGCGCGGTGGATCGCGCAGCCATGATCGCCGCTCAGGAGGGCGCGAAGCTGATCGTCGCGAGCGCTCATCAACCGGTGGCCGAAAAGGGCGGCTGGTCGAGACCGCCGTCGCCCGACCACGTGGTCGACACCCGTGCCGAGGACAGCCTCAAGCGCGAGGGTTACCGGATGCACGGCGCCGCCCCGGTCTACGAGATCCTCCAGACGGCGCGCGACCGAGCCAAGGCCGCCGGCGCCTCGGATATCGTCGAGCGGGCGATCGAAGGTGCCCCGGTCGAGGCTCTGGTGAAACTCGCCAAAGAGGTCGATGCGGATCTGATCGTCGTCGGCGACATCGGATTGAACTCGGTGGCCGGGCGCCTGCTCGGCTCGGTGCCTGCCGACGTTGCCCGTCGTGTCAGGGTGGACATCCTGATCGTCCACACCGCCGACTGA
- a CDS encoding FadR/GntR family transcriptional regulator, translating into MAQPNVRFQRLAEQVADQLRRRILTGELPDGSILPKEDELLVEYPISKPSLREAMRILEAEGLLTVRRGKLGGAVVHRPDSANLAYTMGLVLGAGQVGLADVGMALLQVEPACAALCAQRPDRKRTVVPILRELHEESVRSVSDLLKATSASRRYHEALVHHCGNETMIILAGALEALWSAHEQNWSVQVTDHSTVPVEERRAVLEDHRQVIDAIDMGDAQRARDLAAAHLVNAQQYPGVEGVVDPTMVRSWAQTTPRRA; encoded by the coding sequence GTGGCGCAGCCGAACGTCCGATTTCAGCGACTTGCCGAACAGGTCGCCGACCAGTTGCGGCGCCGGATCCTGACCGGGGAACTTCCCGACGGCAGCATCCTGCCCAAGGAGGACGAGCTCCTCGTCGAATACCCGATCAGCAAGCCGTCCCTGCGTGAGGCGATGCGCATCCTGGAGGCCGAGGGGCTGTTGACGGTGCGGCGCGGCAAGCTGGGCGGCGCCGTGGTCCACCGACCGGACTCGGCAAACCTCGCGTACACCATGGGGCTGGTGCTGGGCGCCGGGCAGGTCGGTCTGGCCGACGTGGGCATGGCCCTGCTGCAGGTCGAGCCGGCGTGCGCCGCGCTGTGCGCCCAGCGCCCGGACCGCAAGCGTACGGTCGTGCCCATTCTTCGGGAATTACATGAAGAGTCGGTCAGATCGGTGTCGGATCTGTTGAAAGCCACCTCGGCGAGCCGCCGCTACCACGAAGCGCTGGTACACCACTGCGGCAACGAGACGATGATCATCCTGGCGGGCGCACTGGAAGCCCTGTGGTCCGCCCACGAGCAAAACTGGTCGGTGCAGGTGACGGATCATTCGACCGTGCCCGTCGAAGAGCGCCGGGCGGTACTGGAAGACCACCGGCAGGTGATCGACGCGATAGACATGGGCGATGCGCAGCGGGCCCGCGATCTGGCCGCGGCGCATCTGGTCAACGCCCAGCAGTACCCGGGCGTCGAGGGGGTCGTCGATCCGACGATGGTGCGCTCATGGGCTCAGACCACCCCGCGGCGGGCGTGA
- a CDS encoding wax ester/triacylglycerol synthase family O-acyltransferase, producing the protein MSDVPEVDAAGLPEELSAVDQLLHRGEANPRTRSGILGVEILDTTPDWDRFRARLDHASRKVLRLRQKVVIPTLPTAAPRWVVDPDFNLDYHVRRLRVPAPGTLRDVFDLAEVALQSPMDITRPLWSATLVEGLADGRAATILHLSHAVSDGVGMVEMFANIYDLERDPEPAAAAPLPIPQDLSPNDLMREGINRLPGSIAGGVLGALGQAARAVTKVVRDPVSAVSGAVDYAMSGARVMGPAAHPSPLLRRRSLSTRTEAIDIPFSDLHRAAKAGGGSINDAYLAGLCGALRLYHDAKGISIDTLPMAVPVNLRSEDDPAGGNRFAGVNLAAPVGIVDPETRIKAVRAQMTSKREERAIDVVGSIAPVLSLLPDAVLESVAGSVVNSDVQASNVPVYPGDTFIAGAKILRHYGIGPLPGVAMMVVLISRSGYITVTTRYDRAAITDDKLFAQCLLDGFDEVLALGGDGRAEPASFSSDNSATNGSAAQ; encoded by the coding sequence ATGAGCGACGTGCCGGAGGTGGATGCGGCCGGACTGCCTGAGGAGCTGAGCGCAGTCGATCAGCTGTTGCATCGGGGAGAGGCAAACCCGCGCACCCGGTCCGGGATCCTGGGAGTCGAGATTCTCGACACCACACCGGATTGGGACCGATTCCGGGCCCGTCTGGACCACGCGTCGCGCAAGGTTCTGCGACTGCGCCAGAAGGTCGTCATCCCCACACTGCCGACGGCCGCTCCGCGCTGGGTCGTCGACCCTGACTTCAATCTCGACTACCACGTGCGACGGCTGCGGGTTCCGGCCCCGGGAACCTTGCGCGACGTCTTCGATCTGGCCGAGGTGGCCCTGCAGTCTCCGATGGACATCACCCGTCCGCTGTGGAGCGCCACGTTGGTCGAAGGCCTGGCCGACGGGCGGGCGGCGACCATCCTGCACCTGAGCCACGCGGTGTCCGATGGGGTGGGCATGGTCGAGATGTTCGCCAACATCTACGACCTCGAACGCGATCCCGAACCCGCCGCCGCGGCGCCGTTGCCCATCCCGCAGGACCTCTCGCCCAACGACCTGATGCGTGAGGGCATCAACCGGCTCCCCGGATCGATCGCGGGCGGTGTGCTCGGTGCGCTCGGACAAGCTGCCCGCGCGGTGACCAAGGTGGTACGGGACCCGGTCTCGGCGGTCAGCGGCGCAGTCGACTACGCGATGTCCGGTGCCCGCGTGATGGGTCCGGCGGCCCACCCGTCGCCGCTGCTGCGTCGCCGGAGCCTGTCGACGCGCACCGAAGCGATCGACATCCCGTTCTCGGACCTGCACCGGGCGGCCAAGGCCGGCGGCGGTTCGATCAACGACGCCTACCTGGCCGGGCTGTGCGGCGCATTGCGTCTCTACCACGACGCGAAAGGCATCTCGATCGACACGCTGCCGATGGCGGTGCCGGTCAACCTGCGCTCGGAAGACGATCCGGCCGGCGGCAACCGCTTTGCCGGGGTCAATCTCGCCGCACCCGTTGGCATCGTCGACCCGGAGACCCGGATCAAGGCCGTCCGGGCACAGATGACGAGCAAGCGCGAGGAGCGCGCCATCGACGTGGTCGGCTCGATCGCGCCGGTGCTGAGCCTGCTGCCCGATGCCGTGCTGGAGTCGGTGGCCGGGTCGGTGGTGAACTCCGACGTGCAGGCCAGCAACGTTCCGGTCTATCCAGGCGACACGTTCATCGCCGGGGCAAAGATATTGCGCCACTATGGAATAGGCCCCCTACCCGGGGTGGCCATGATGGTGGTGCTGATCTCGAGATCCGGCTATATCACCGTCACCACCCGCTACGACCGGGCCGCCATCACCGACGACAAGCTGTTCGCCCAATGCCTGCTGGACGGCTTCGACGAGGTGCTGGCACTCGGCGGCGACGGCCGCGCGGAACCGGCCTCCTTCAGCAGCGACAACTCGGCAACGAACGGGAGTGCTGCACAGTGA
- a CDS encoding MBL fold metallo-hydrolase, translated as MQNWTIGTLTVHSVLETVVPTRPDRLFRGLPPELPSWLSPHYVDDTGNLLVAIQSFLIESGDELVVVDCCFGEGHDLPYQIPMDPDQYGQSLAAAGFTPDDVTTVVCTHLHLDHAGRNTTLRDGAWLPTYPNAAYLLTSDEYTSWQQSSAPNRAGAETVEPLVAQDVLRLTEMDHAITDEIRLIATPGHTAGHAAVRIESGGEVAVISGDVIHHPIQITHPDAQALPDDDPAAAAVTRNRLLRSLVDEHALLFGTHFAAPAAGTVISDDDRMMWVPM; from the coding sequence ATGCAGAACTGGACGATCGGCACACTCACCGTCCATTCCGTCCTGGAGACCGTGGTGCCGACCAGGCCCGACCGCCTGTTCCGCGGGCTGCCGCCCGAACTGCCGAGCTGGCTGTCCCCGCACTACGTCGACGACACCGGCAACCTGCTGGTGGCGATCCAGTCGTTCTTGATCGAATCCGGCGACGAACTCGTCGTCGTGGACTGCTGCTTCGGGGAGGGCCACGACCTGCCGTACCAGATCCCCATGGACCCCGACCAGTACGGACAGTCCTTGGCGGCGGCCGGCTTCACCCCGGACGATGTGACCACCGTCGTCTGCACCCATCTCCACCTCGACCACGCCGGCCGCAATACGACGCTGCGTGACGGTGCTTGGCTGCCCACGTATCCCAACGCCGCATACCTGCTCACCTCCGACGAGTACACGTCGTGGCAGCAGTCCTCGGCGCCGAACCGCGCCGGCGCCGAAACCGTAGAACCTCTTGTCGCACAAGATGTTCTGCGACTCACCGAGATGGACCACGCGATCACCGACGAGATCCGGTTGATTGCCACGCCCGGGCACACCGCGGGGCACGCCGCGGTGCGGATCGAATCCGGCGGTGAGGTGGCGGTGATCAGCGGGGACGTCATCCACCACCCGATCCAGATCACTCACCCCGACGCACAGGCCCTGCCGGACGACGACCCGGCTGCGGCCGCGGTGACGCGTAACCGGCTGCTGCGGAGCCTTGTTGACGAGCATGCGCTGCTGTTCGGGACGCACTTCGCGGCCCCGGCAGCGGGCACCGTGATATCCGACGACGACAGGATGATGTGGGTGCCGATGTAG